In the genome of Candidatus Saccharibacteria bacterium, one region contains:
- a CDS encoding peptidylprolyl isomerase codes for MKKLKKVLSKTPFVKSEPTEDMPAENPPRITNETVAEHREAVLGRARKYILPLQHSKHRIIVISLSLLIATLVAFFAYCTLALYRFQDNSVFMYRVTQVIPFPIARSGSNFVAYENYLFELRHYMHYYEHHQELDFSSDAGQRQLAEFKRRALEKVINDSYIKQLAREHSIAVSSQEVDDQIAIVRSQNRLGGNEQVLEDVLREFWGWSLDDFKRSLHQQLLSEKLVAELDTETQERAQAAYAQLESGVDFADVAQEFSDDPATRDNGGAFGFDISRSDRNLTAHTTDALFRLDEGEYSEVINIGYALQIVKLSEREGEQVKGAHILFNLKDVEEFINDKKAEQPARSYITLPEPPEQDPTELPPELQE; via the coding sequence ATGAAGAAGCTTAAAAAAGTTCTCAGCAAGACTCCGTTCGTAAAAAGTGAGCCTACAGAGGATATGCCGGCTGAGAATCCGCCACGCATAACCAACGAGACTGTAGCAGAACATCGTGAGGCAGTGCTCGGGCGGGCGCGCAAATATATTTTGCCACTCCAGCATTCTAAACACCGTATTATTGTTATCTCTTTGAGCTTACTCATCGCGACTTTGGTGGCCTTTTTTGCATATTGCACTTTGGCGCTATACCGGTTCCAGGATAATTCGGTGTTTATGTACAGAGTTACGCAAGTTATTCCGTTTCCGATTGCTCGTAGTGGTAGCAATTTTGTAGCATACGAAAACTACCTGTTCGAGCTGCGCCATTACATGCATTACTACGAACACCATCAAGAGTTAGATTTTAGCAGTGACGCTGGGCAACGGCAGTTAGCTGAATTTAAGCGCCGCGCACTAGAGAAAGTTATTAACGATTCATATATCAAACAATTGGCGCGTGAGCATAGTATTGCTGTTAGCAGCCAGGAGGTAGATGACCAGATTGCAATTGTGCGTAGCCAAAATCGGCTGGGAGGTAATGAGCAGGTACTAGAAGATGTGCTGCGTGAATTTTGGGGTTGGTCTCTCGATGACTTTAAGCGGTCACTTCATCAGCAGCTCTTATCAGAAAAGCTAGTAGCAGAACTAGACACAGAAACCCAAGAACGAGCTCAAGCGGCGTATGCTCAGCTTGAATCCGGCGTAGATTTTGCTGATGTTGCACAAGAATTCTCAGACGATCCGGCCACTAGAGATAATGGTGGTGCGTTTGGGTTTGATATTAGCCGTTCGGATCGGAACCTGACGGCACATACCACGGACGCCTTATTTAGATTAGATGAGGGTGAGTATTCTGAAGTCATAAATATCGGCTATGCCTTGCAAATCGTTAAATTGTCCGAACGGGAAGGTGAGCAAGTTAAGGGGGCGCATATATTGTTTAACTTAAAAGACGTTGAAGAATTTATTAACGACAAAAAAGCCGAGCAACCCGCTCGCTCCTACATAACCTTACCAGAACCTCCAGAGCAAGACCCAACCGAATTGCCACCAGAGTTGCAGGAGTAA
- a CDS encoding PH domain-containing protein, whose product MSKKSKTESEKYFDDQLDDEEVLFVFRKHPVVMRKGLILGMLMLLVGTIPAFIEPTYTYLFGGLAAGFVLGIVVFMPAWIAWYYSVFIVTDQRFIQITQRGLFHHSTVDLSLNQIQSINYEVSGFQATVLGYGTILVQTYMGDLVIHDIHHPSEIYKKMLVILRDQGISAASPANAGASINDNEEA is encoded by the coding sequence ATGTCTAAAAAAAGCAAAACCGAGTCTGAAAAATATTTCGACGATCAACTAGATGACGAAGAAGTGTTATTTGTGTTCCGTAAACACCCCGTAGTTATGCGTAAAGGACTTATACTCGGAATGCTTATGCTGCTTGTTGGAACAATCCCGGCTTTCATTGAGCCAACGTATACCTATCTGTTTGGCGGGCTGGCGGCTGGTTTTGTGCTTGGCATTGTAGTTTTTATGCCGGCATGGATAGCCTGGTATTACAGCGTGTTTATCGTAACTGATCAAAGGTTTATCCAGATTACTCAGCGCGGGCTGTTTCATCACAGTACCGTAGACCTTAGCCTTAACCAGATTCAGAGCATAAATTACGAGGTCAGCGGCTTTCAAGCGACAGTACTTGGTTATGGTACAATACTCGTACAAACGTATATGGGTGATTTGGTGATTCACGATATTCATCACCCCAGTGAGATTTATAAAAAAATGTTGGTTATCTTGCGCGATCAGGGTATTTCAGCAGCATCACCGGCTAACGCGGGAGCCTCAATAAACGACAATGAAGAAGCTTAA
- the ndk gene encoding nucleoside-diphosphate kinase codes for MSEAYVVTGVRKRTQHVDVTEHDRKLTTRHTLIIEQTAIFCDACWGHHFLSVIIRKTNQERTSKLERTLIILKPDALQRGLIGEITSRFEDKGLRLIGMKMMRLDAALLRAHYAHLTDKPFYKGIENFMTSSPVVAMAWEGFECVNSVRILVGATNPRQADAGTIRGDYAIGQGRNLIHASDSKENGEEEIERFFDSYELFDYEKSEYDHLYEDYERE; via the coding sequence ATGAGTGAAGCCTACGTAGTAACTGGCGTTCGAAAGCGAACGCAGCACGTAGACGTAACAGAACACGACAGAAAGCTCACTACTAGGCATACGCTTATTATAGAACAGACAGCTATATTTTGCGACGCATGCTGGGGTCACCACTTCTTATCTGTTATAATACGTAAAACAAACCAAGAAAGGACAAGTAAATTGGAACGGACACTCATAATACTCAAGCCTGACGCACTACAGCGCGGGTTAATCGGTGAAATTACCAGCCGTTTTGAAGATAAAGGGTTAAGGCTTATTGGAATGAAAATGATGCGCCTGGATGCCGCACTACTAAGGGCGCATTATGCACATCTAACCGACAAACCTTTTTATAAGGGTATAGAAAATTTCATGACCAGCTCACCAGTGGTTGCCATGGCCTGGGAAGGGTTTGAATGCGTTAATTCTGTAAGAATCTTAGTTGGGGCGACCAATCCGCGCCAGGCCGATGCCGGTACAATCCGCGGAGATTATGCTATTGGCCAGGGGCGTAACCTAATTCATGCTTCGGATAGTAAAGAAAACGGTGAAGAAGAAATCGAACGGTTTTTTGATAGCTACGAATTGTTCGATTACGAAAAGTCTGAATATGACCATTTGTACGAAGACTACGAGCGAGAATAA
- a CDS encoding GIY-YIG nuclease family protein, whose protein sequence is MPSSELSVVFCYVYVLRSLSNASYYVGFTHNLRGCITEHNAGLSPSTKPYRPWEILYYEAHRSEEDARRREKYLKTSSGKQALRRMIRKQLLSSGNSSQQKGYN, encoded by the coding sequence ATGCCTAGTAGTGAGCTTTCTGTCGTGTTCTGTTACGTCTACGTGCTGCGTTCGCTTTCGAACGCCAGTTACTACGTAGGCTTCACTCATAACCTAAGGGGTTGCATAACAGAACACAACGCTGGCTTGAGTCCTTCCACTAAACCTTACCGTCCTTGGGAGATCCTGTATTATGAAGCACATAGGAGTGAAGAAGATGCCAGACGACGAGAAAAATATCTCAAGACCAGCTCCGGCAAACAAGCGCTCAGAAGGATGATACGCAAACAACTATTATCGTCTGGCAACTCAAGCCAACAGAAAGGCTACAACTAG
- the xerA gene encoding site-specific tyrosine recombinase/integron integrase translates to MRFEKAKTDFLEYLEIEQNRSQKTIANYDHYLTRLVDFAGDINVSDINPELVRKWRLWLNRLGTNTSDELQKTTQNYHLIALRSFLKYCAKRNIPALTADKIELARTKRKQVTFLTAEEIEQMFMMPKIETLPGLRDRAILELLFSSGLRVSELVGLDKDHVNLKRREFMVRGKGQKDRPIFISEAAAHWVQQYLDKRTDTTRPLFIRYSGSKQVDTSGNFHRLTARSIQRMVARYALLAGITKHVSPHTLRHSFATDLLMNGADLRSVQAMLGHSNISTTQIYTHVTDPHLKSVHEKFHRK, encoded by the coding sequence ATGCGATTTGAAAAAGCCAAAACTGATTTTTTAGAATATCTGGAGATTGAACAAAATCGCTCACAAAAAACCATTGCTAATTATGACCATTATTTGACTCGTCTAGTTGATTTTGCCGGTGATATAAATGTCAGTGACATTAACCCAGAGCTTGTTCGCAAATGGCGGCTATGGCTCAATCGACTAGGTACCAATACGAGCGATGAGCTGCAAAAAACTACCCAAAATTACCACCTGATTGCCTTGCGCAGCTTTTTGAAATACTGCGCCAAACGAAATATTCCAGCGCTCACCGCCGATAAAATTGAGCTGGCACGCACCAAACGCAAACAAGTTACGTTCTTAACTGCCGAAGAAATTGAACAAATGTTCATGATGCCTAAGATTGAAACACTGCCAGGACTCCGCGATCGAGCTATCCTAGAGCTGTTGTTTTCATCTGGGTTACGTGTTTCTGAGCTGGTCGGACTCGATAAAGATCACGTTAACCTCAAACGGCGTGAGTTTATGGTACGCGGTAAAGGCCAGAAAGACCGCCCGATTTTTATCAGTGAAGCTGCAGCGCACTGGGTGCAACAATATTTAGACAAACGAACCGATACAACCAGACCCTTATTTATACGCTATAGTGGCAGCAAGCAAGTTGATACCAGTGGCAATTTCCACCGGCTTACGGCTCGCAGTATTCAGCGCATGGTCGCCCGCTACGCCCTGCTCGCCGGCATTACTAAACATGTTAGCCCGCATACACTTAGGCACTCCTTCGCAACTGATTTACTCATGAACGGCGCGGACTTGCGCTCTGTTCAGGCTATGCTAGGCCACAGCAACATATCCACCACACAAATATATACTCACGTCACTGACCCGCACCTAAAATCCGTCCACGAAAAATTCCACCGCAAATAG
- a CDS encoding pilus assembly PilX N-terminal domain-containing protein yields MKKLKKLHNKQEGLVSILVTMVMIFILTLIVLSFSRITHREQQQALDRQLSSQAFYAAESGVNDAVEALRVGDWQPYDQKTDCDPVEGYDNVLDGVDGAISYSCLLIDPTPHSLEYGNIGVGEARVVPVNPEGVGNVGEATIYWGSADGDNALTGCPSGTENQFPQEWFADCAPAVLRFDIVPTGAANLQRSSLVTNTATVFALPMSSGGTNSINVSQASGGNQGATVGVNCDPEGTPQHCRLTIEGLNQGSEYHLRITALYKAASMTICSPDCGSGAHRLLNAQALVDATGRANDVLRRIQVRVNSSTIEGPVPSYAIESNQTICKQFSVIPGDSVLNIGSDPACNID; encoded by the coding sequence ATGAAGAAACTCAAAAAATTACATAATAAACAAGAAGGACTCGTTTCTATATTGGTAACAATGGTGATGATTTTTATCCTCACTTTAATTGTGCTCAGTTTCTCGCGAATCACACACCGTGAGCAGCAGCAGGCACTTGACCGGCAGCTTAGCTCACAAGCTTTTTACGCTGCTGAGTCTGGAGTCAATGATGCTGTCGAGGCCCTTCGGGTTGGCGACTGGCAACCATATGACCAAAAAACTGACTGTGACCCCGTAGAGGGCTACGATAATGTGCTCGACGGAGTTGACGGAGCGATTTCTTATAGTTGTTTGTTGATTGATCCGACACCACACTCTTTGGAGTATGGCAATATCGGGGTCGGCGAAGCTCGTGTTGTGCCTGTTAACCCAGAAGGCGTCGGTAACGTCGGAGAGGCAACAATTTACTGGGGCTCTGCTGACGGTGATAATGCATTAACGGGCTGTCCTTCTGGTACTGAAAATCAGTTCCCGCAGGAATGGTTCGCAGATTGCGCCCCTGCTGTACTGAGATTCGATATTGTTCCAACTGGTGCTGCCAACCTACAAAGAAGTTCACTTGTGACAAACACGGCCACAGTTTTTGCCCTACCAATGAGTAGTGGTGGGACGAATAGCATCAATGTTTCACAAGCTTCAGGGGGCAATCAGGGTGCCACTGTGGGCGTTAACTGTGACCCTGAAGGCACACCACAGCATTGTAGGCTTACCATAGAAGGGCTGAACCAAGGATCCGAGTATCATTTACGTATCACCGCGCTATATAAGGCAGCTTCAATGACAATATGTTCACCAGATTGCGGTAGCGGGGCGCATAGATTGCTTAATGCACAAGCTCTCGTTGATGCTACTGGGCGCGCGAATGATGTGCTCCGTCGGATACAAGTTCGAGTTAACTCAAGCACCATTGAGGGTCCGGTGCCCTCTTACGCGATTGAGTCGAATCAGACCATCTGTAAACAGTTCTCTGTTATTCCTGGCGATAGTGTACTGAATATTGGCAGTGATCCTGCCTGCAATATCGACTAG
- a CDS encoding prepilin-type N-terminal cleavage/methylation domain-containing protein, whose product MSMHRSNDGFTIIELLVATAVFSTILLLISVGIIQVGKMFYKGVTITATSETARVILEDVSQAIQFNADSVEPVIAENGNSQGFCVGSRRYSYVLHRQLANTPVDEQVSNALVVDSVASCNSLTPAQDVIADPEGRELLGLHMRLANLEVQPLSTEGLYSISLTVIYGDDDLLVDRTGDGNLDSCETITGSEFCSVAELDTIVQKRIQ is encoded by the coding sequence ATGAGCATGCATCGCAGCAACGATGGGTTTACTATTATCGAATTACTCGTTGCCACGGCTGTTTTTTCTACCATTTTGTTGCTCATAAGTGTCGGTATTATTCAGGTGGGCAAAATGTTTTACAAGGGTGTCACCATAACAGCAACCAGCGAGACAGCACGCGTGATACTAGAAGATGTGTCACAAGCTATACAGTTTAATGCCGATAGTGTAGAACCTGTTATAGCCGAGAATGGGAACTCGCAGGGTTTTTGTGTAGGTTCACGTCGGTATAGTTATGTACTCCATCGTCAACTAGCGAACACACCTGTGGATGAGCAGGTTAGCAATGCGCTTGTGGTGGATTCGGTCGCATCATGTAATAGTCTTACGCCAGCCCAGGATGTCATCGCCGATCCAGAAGGGAGGGAGCTGCTGGGATTACATATGCGTCTTGCAAACCTCGAAGTTCAACCTCTATCTACCGAAGGGCTGTACAGCATCAGTCTGACAGTCATTTATGGAGATGATGACTTATTGGTAGACAGAACAGGGGATGGCAATTTAGATAGTTGTGAGACTATAACAGGTTCGGAGTTTTGTTCGGTGGCCGAATTGGATACAATTGTGCAAAAGCGTATACAATAA
- a CDS encoding prepilin-type N-terminal cleavage/methylation domain-containing protein — translation MSRLRISERGDTIVEVLIAIAIVSLVLGGAYVSARRSLQMNQRAAERVEASKVVEQQLEKLKTVAAQPDNDLFASDTTEPYCIDGSLVRQDNLNECRFGPDDGGSGRYQVQIFRDSSSDGRYVFNVRAQWDRLGGGDPQMLNAYYRVYP, via the coding sequence ATGAGCAGACTTCGTATATCCGAGCGTGGCGACACCATTGTTGAAGTCCTAATAGCGATAGCTATTGTATCGCTTGTGCTCGGGGGTGCGTATGTGTCTGCTCGTCGGTCGCTACAGATGAACCAACGGGCTGCCGAGCGTGTTGAGGCATCAAAAGTGGTTGAACAGCAACTCGAGAAGCTTAAAACAGTCGCTGCACAACCGGACAACGATTTATTCGCTTCTGACACAACCGAGCCTTACTGTATCGACGGGAGTTTAGTCCGACAGGATAATCTAAATGAGTGTCGGTTCGGTCCCGACGATGGAGGCAGTGGGAGGTATCAAGTACAAATTTTTCGTGATTCCTCCAGTGATGGGAGATATGTTTTTAATGTTCGTGCCCAGTGGGATCGTCTAGGCGGAGGTGATCCACAGATGCTAAATGCGTACTACAGGGTGTATCCATGA
- a CDS encoding prepilin peptidase — translation MIYVILFIYGLALGSFVNALVFRIHQSIKHAKTRKSKKIKSKNSLWQGDYGLFGRSMCPHCKHALNPKDLIPLVSWLTLKGRCRYCHKSINWQYPAVELTTGLLFVMSYLAWPYGFELAGWVLFVSWLVLLTGLVALTVYDIKWMLLPNKLVYPLGIFWVVVSIVWVLFQGNLSDIFSLVLATIVGGGFFWILFQVSDGRWIGGGDVKLGFLLGLLAGSALKAAGVIFLSSIIGTITVLPFLLTKRLQVANKIPFGPFLIIAGIIMFLWGDLLVQWYSTNILLI, via the coding sequence ATGATTTATGTAATACTGTTTATTTACGGCCTAGCGCTGGGTAGTTTTGTAAATGCTCTAGTGTTTCGAATACACCAAAGCATTAAACACGCAAAAACTCGCAAATCAAAAAAAATAAAAAGTAAAAATAGTCTTTGGCAAGGCGATTATGGCTTATTTGGCCGATCGATGTGCCCACATTGTAAACATGCGCTTAACCCAAAGGATTTAATCCCACTTGTTAGCTGGCTTACCTTGAAGGGAAGGTGCCGCTATTGTCATAAATCAATAAATTGGCAATATCCGGCTGTAGAGCTGACGACTGGGTTGCTTTTCGTTATGTCGTACCTTGCATGGCCGTATGGTTTTGAGCTAGCCGGCTGGGTGCTATTTGTTAGCTGGTTGGTGTTGTTGACGGGCTTGGTTGCTCTGACTGTTTACGACATTAAGTGGATGTTACTACCCAACAAGCTGGTTTACCCGCTAGGAATATTTTGGGTGGTCGTTAGTATTGTGTGGGTATTATTTCAAGGTAATCTTTCTGACATTTTTTCACTAGTTTTAGCTACAATTGTTGGTGGCGGGTTTTTCTGGATTCTGTTTCAGGTATCGGATGGCAGATGGATTGGTGGCGGGGATGTAAAGCTTGGTTTTTTACTTGGCTTACTCGCTGGCAGCGCACTAAAAGCTGCTGGAGTAATCTTTCTATCGTCTATAATTGGGACGATCACAGTTTTGCCGTTCCTGCTTACCAAGCGATTGCAAGTTGCCAACAAAATACCGTTTGGTCCATTTCTTATCATCGCAGGTATCATTATGTTTTTGTGGGGTGATCTGTTGGTTCAGTGGTACAGCACTAATATCTTACTCATATAA
- a CDS encoding type II secretion system protein, whose protein sequence is MKTKTDKNKKGSVLGSSNGFTIIEVLIVLAIAGLIMLVVFLAVPALQRNSRNTQRRNDVASYLGAVNEFVANNNGQLPSDNDDVTTINDLANLGFLEPPTSVDSGAQSSEVDIDAMQLVSGARCDESEIGDTLAGSSRQIAVRFSVEDSTGGAVPQCQEG, encoded by the coding sequence ATGAAAACTAAAACAGATAAAAACAAGAAAGGGTCGGTCTTAGGCAGCTCTAACGGTTTTACGATCATTGAAGTTTTGATTGTACTAGCAATTGCCGGATTGATTATGCTGGTGGTGTTTTTGGCTGTTCCGGCACTTCAACGAAACAGTCGAAATACTCAACGTCGCAACGACGTCGCCTCTTATCTGGGTGCTGTAAATGAGTTCGTTGCCAATAATAATGGCCAACTGCCCTCCGATAACGACGATGTTACAACAATTAATGATTTAGCCAACTTGGGTTTTCTTGAACCGCCGACCAGTGTGGATTCCGGTGCTCAATCCAGCGAAGTTGATATTGATGCAATGCAATTGGTTTCAGGTGCCAGATGTGACGAGTCAGAAATAGGGGACACGTTAGCTGGTTCTAGCCGCCAAATAGCAGTTCGATTTTCTGTTGAAGATTCAACTGGCGGAGCTGTTCCTCAATGTCAAGAGGGCTAA
- a CDS encoding type II secretion system F family protein produces MLTFTYTARNPATGEKVKAEVQADSEQAAAKLIHQEGLAPIDIKAKESTQKGFGKIKNRIRAKDKVLFSRQLSTLINAGLPLIQALRNVAKQTQNSALETVVSQLINDVEAGMTLSKAMDKHSNVFDQVYVNMIAAGETSGTLDKSLERLADQQEKDAELMSKVRGAMVYPVIVILVMLGVVIFMIVSVLPQVEQLYAGLPGAQLPLVTRVLLAISSFVINFWWVVLLCIGLIAFFTSRWVKTLGGKSLVDRLKMKIWPISPLFMKMYMARFARTGTTLIASGVPLIQMLEITAKSINNVHVEKSLRNAIEKVRGGKSLSDSLKDDGNFLPLVPDMLSIGEQSGSIEEMMSKVADYYEKEVDNQVKAISTIIEPVLMVILGIFAFIIVAAILLPIYGLAGQGVIR; encoded by the coding sequence ATGCTAACGTTTACTTATACAGCCCGCAATCCCGCCACTGGCGAAAAGGTTAAAGCCGAGGTTCAAGCTGATAGCGAACAGGCAGCCGCAAAACTTATTCACCAAGAAGGCCTCGCACCGATTGATATAAAAGCCAAAGAGAGCACCCAAAAAGGTTTTGGCAAGATAAAAAATAGAATCCGTGCCAAGGATAAGGTGCTTTTCTCGCGACAATTGTCAACCCTGATTAACGCAGGCTTGCCGTTGATTCAAGCATTACGAAATGTGGCGAAACAAACACAAAATTCAGCCCTGGAAACAGTAGTTAGCCAATTGATTAACGATGTTGAAGCCGGAATGACCTTATCCAAAGCAATGGACAAACACTCAAATGTGTTTGATCAAGTATATGTAAATATGATTGCTGCCGGTGAAACCTCGGGCACCCTTGATAAATCGCTAGAGCGACTTGCAGATCAACAAGAGAAAGATGCTGAGTTGATGAGTAAGGTGCGCGGCGCGATGGTTTATCCAGTTATTGTTATTTTGGTTATGCTTGGAGTTGTCATATTTATGATTGTGAGCGTATTACCACAGGTGGAACAACTATATGCTGGCCTGCCAGGCGCCCAACTTCCGCTTGTTACGCGTGTTTTGTTGGCCATTTCCTCGTTTGTTATTAATTTTTGGTGGGTCGTCTTACTTTGTATCGGCTTAATCGCATTCTTTACGAGTAGATGGGTTAAAACACTTGGCGGAAAAAGCTTAGTAGACAGGCTAAAAATGAAAATATGGCCAATATCCCCGCTTTTTATGAAGATGTACATGGCGCGATTCGCGCGCACAGGAACAACTCTAATTGCTAGTGGAGTGCCACTTATCCAAATGTTGGAGATTACGGCCAAGAGTATCAATAATGTACACGTAGAGAAGAGTCTCCGGAATGCCATTGAGAAGGTTAGGGGAGGGAAATCGCTGTCTGATTCTCTTAAAGATGATGGGAATTTCTTACCGCTTGTTCCAGATATGCTTAGTATAGGTGAACAATCTGGTTCTATAGAAGAGATGATGAGTAAAGTAGCAGACTATTATGAAAAAGAAGTTGATAACCAAGTGAAGGCTATATCCACAATAATTGAACCAGTCTTGATGGTAATTCTCGGTATTTTTGCTTTCATAATCGTTGCTGCAATATTACTACCCATCTATGGGCTAGCCGGACAAGGAGTCATACGTTGA
- a CDS encoding type IV pilus twitching motility protein PilT, translating to MAAQPRIEVLLEEVIKKKASDLHIQVGLPPMLRVDGALVAVQSADALTEEAVETLIFAILDDDQKQILLKDKEFDFSFAFGDLGRFRVNAFHERGNLAAALRLIPNEILSVEQLGLPQTVSKFADYPRGLVLVTGPTGSGKSTTLAAILDKINSERSAHIVTIEDPVEFTHKPKKSVVVQREVHYDTYSFSAALRSSLRQDPDVVLIGEMRDLETIAAAITIAETGHLVLATLHTNSASQSIDRMVDVFPPHQQPQIRTQLSNILMAICSQRLVPGIGGGRVVAAEVLIATSAVRNIIREGKTHQLEAVIQTGSDHGMQSMDKTLVNLIHNGTITYEEARMVAVDIEELDRLMRG from the coding sequence ATGGCAGCACAACCAAGAATCGAAGTATTACTAGAAGAAGTTATTAAAAAGAAAGCATCCGATCTTCATATTCAGGTTGGTTTGCCGCCGATGTTGAGGGTTGACGGTGCGCTAGTTGCGGTACAGAGCGCTGATGCACTAACAGAAGAAGCCGTCGAAACACTTATTTTTGCAATCTTGGACGACGATCAAAAGCAAATACTACTAAAAGACAAAGAGTTTGATTTTAGTTTTGCCTTTGGGGATCTTGGCCGTTTTCGTGTTAACGCGTTTCATGAGCGAGGCAACTTGGCTGCAGCACTTCGTTTGATTCCAAACGAAATTTTAAGCGTGGAACAACTTGGTTTACCGCAAACAGTGAGTAAATTTGCAGACTATCCTCGAGGATTAGTACTGGTTACTGGTCCAACCGGCTCCGGTAAATCAACTACACTTGCCGCTATTTTAGATAAAATTAACAGCGAACGCTCAGCGCATATTGTTACTATTGAGGATCCTGTCGAGTTTACTCATAAACCCAAAAAGTCTGTAGTTGTGCAGCGCGAAGTTCATTACGATACTTACTCCTTTTCAGCAGCATTACGCAGTAGCTTACGTCAAGATCCTGACGTTGTTTTGATCGGTGAAATGCGTGACCTTGAGACGATTGCCGCAGCTATCACTATTGCTGAGACCGGCCACCTAGTGCTTGCAACGTTGCATACTAACTCCGCGTCGCAGAGTATCGACCGTATGGTTGATGTGTTTCCGCCGCACCAACAGCCACAAATTCGTACCCAGTTATCAAATATCCTAATGGCAATTTGCTCACAAAGACTTGTGCCGGGAATTGGGGGTGGGCGCGTGGTTGCTGCAGAGGTTCTTATTGCGACGTCAGCAGTGCGCAATATTATCCGTGAAGGTAAAACACACCAGCTAGAAGCAGTTATTCAAACCGGGTCAGATCATGGCATGCAATCTATGGATAAAACGCTGGTTAATTTGATCCATAACGGTACCATAACGTATGAAGAAGCAAGAATGGTTGCAGTTGATATTGAAGAGCTTGATCGACTAATGAGAGGATAA